Proteins from a genomic interval of Candidatus Hamiltonella defensa 5AT (Acyrthosiphon pisum):
- a CDS encoding HigA family addiction module antitoxin: MMKNHPHPGEILREDVLLPLGIEVTEAAKRLGIARTTLSRVIHGHAGISPDLAIRLELAGVGTARFWMTLQTNFELSQSRTRIQPKVIPLQSNVA; this comes from the coding sequence ATGATGAAAAATCATCCCCATCCTGGTGAGATACTGCGTGAAGACGTGTTATTACCACTTGGCATCGAAGTCACTGAAGCCGCTAAACGGTTAGGTATAGCGCGGACGACTTTGTCGAGAGTGATTCACGGTCATGCGGGTATCAGTCCTGATTTGGCGATCAGATTAGAGCTTGCTGGTGTGGGCACGGCCCGTTTTTGGATGACACTCCAAACTAATTTTGAGCTATCTCAATCAAGAACTCGCATTCAGCCTAAAGTCATTCCTTTACAATCGAACGTAGCTTAA